One Spea bombifrons isolate aSpeBom1 chromosome 1, aSpeBom1.2.pri, whole genome shotgun sequence DNA window includes the following coding sequences:
- the LOC128472757 gene encoding von Willebrand factor A domain-containing protein 5A-like: MAPSCGLIIASSGEPVPLKGISVDVQVKGFVADVSATLKYKNLEENAVEAVFVFPMDDDSAVYSFEATVEGKKIVAEIQEKEQAHKTYDEAVSQGQQAFLLEEDESSGDIFSCSVGNLLPGQEAEVTLCFVRELPVEADGAVRFVLPAVLNPRYTPEDHEMNVTAKRPYVPVDQIQYTLSLDASFQSPHGISRIESNCDITPVQYTDNGKTRAEVSLTEGHKFDRDVELLAYYTEANKPSVTVEAGLVNAEAGSLLADPVVMLNFYPNLPVIEGPSNCGEFIFLVDRSGSMTEKMNSNPNAPQRIQSAKETLILLLKSLPLGCYFNIFGFGSHFESFFPESVEYTQQSMDAALQKVSEIDSDFGGTEILQPLTKIYKSAGIAGHPRQLFVFTDGEVGNTTQVISEVRRNSKHHRCFTFGIGEGASTALIKGMALAGNGTCKLITGRDRMQPMVLQSLKHSLQPTVKDVVLKWTLPAGLEASLLSRPPTAIYQGQRCIIYAHLKGQMGKESEGDVCLEYKYNDDVFQNILRFSCRSADAERPTVHRLAAKALISELENGTDSDSEEAKKRILETSVQSGVISSLTAYVAVNKDTKKPVEGPPMRRDIPAPRPRNKRIIKMASFKESPEELFELCCDSTHVTFIPESAACDALEPTALLRLISLQNADGSWNPTSELLTALGISTDFQETLPDPVMDVAVWATVLAVIRLHASHSPDRAEWELLEGKALAWIRPRAGTSLTDLITAGNELLKSSVDPKVFGL; encoded by the exons TTCCTCTAAAGGGGATCTCGGTGGACGTCCAGGTGAAAGGCTTCGTGGCCGACGTATCTGCTACTCTGAAGTATAAGAACTTGGAGGAGAATGCGGTGGAAGCCGTCTTCGTGTTCCCCATGGATGACGACTCTGCCGTCTACAGCTTTGAGGCGACGGTGGAAGGGAAGAAGATTGTGGCAGAAATCCAGGAGAAGGAGCAG GCTCATAAAACCTACGATGAAGCCGTCAGCCAGGGCCAGCAGGCCTTCCTACTGGAGGAGGACGAGAGCTCCGGGGACATCTTCAGCTGCAGCGTGGGGAACCTGCTCCCGGGGCAGGAGGCGGAGGTGACTCTGTGCTTTGTGCGGGAGCTGCCGGTGGAGGCGGATGGAGCGGTGCGTTTTGTGCTGCCGGCCGTGCTCAACCCCAGATACACTCCAGAAG ACCACGAGATGAATGTTACAGCCAAACGCCCATATGTGCCCGTCGATCAGATCCAGTACACCCTGAGCTTGGATGCCAGCTTCCAGTCCCCGCATGGAATCTCCAGGATTGAGTCAAACTGTGACATCACACCAGTCCAGTACACCGATAACGGCAAAACCAGAGCCGAG GTGTCCCTGACTGAGGGACACAAGTTTGATCGAGATGTGGAGCTTCTTGCCTATTATACGGAGGCGAACAAACCTAGCGTCACTGTGGAGGCGGGGCTTGTGAATGCTGAAGCAG GTTCCCTCTTGGCCGACCCTGTGGTTATGCTGAATTTCTACCCCAACCTCCCTGTGATAGAGGGGCCATCAAACTGCGGGGAGTTCATCTTCCTGGTGGATAGATCTGGAAGCATGACGGAAAAAATGAACTCCAATCCTAATGCCCCGCAGAGAATCCAGAGCGCCAAA gAGACGCTGATCCTTTTGTTAAAGAGTTTACCGCTTGGTTGCTACTTTAATATCTTTGGTTTTGGATCCCATTTTGAATCTTTCTTTCC GGAGAGCGTGGAGTATACCCAGCAGTCCATGGACGCCGCGCTGCAGAAGGTCTCAGAGATCGACTCCGATTTTGGAGGAACAGAAATCTTACAGCCATTGACCAAAATCTATAAAAGCGCTGGGATAGCAGGGCACCCGCGGCAG CTCTTTGTATTCACGGATGGAGAGGTTGGGAACACCACGCAAGTCATATCAGAAGTTAGAAGGAATTCTAAGCATCACCG GTGCTTCACGTTTGGCATCGGGGAAGGCGCCTCCACGGCTCTTATTAAAGGGATGGCCCTGGCCGGAAACGGCACCTGCAAGCTCATCACCGGAAGAGACAGAATGCAGCCCATG GTTCTCCAGTCCCTAAAACATTCCCTGCAGCCCACCGTGAAAGACGTCGTCCTGAAATGGACCCTCCCTGCGGGCCTTGAGGCGTCTCTCCTCTCGAGACCTCCGACAGCAATTTACCAGGGTCAGCGATGTATCATTTATGCCCACCTAAAGGGACAG ATGGGTAAAGAGTCCGAGGGCGACGTTTGCCTGGAGTATAAATACAATGATGacgttttccaaaatattcttCGGTTTTCCTGCCGCTCTGCAGACGCTGAGAG ACCGACCGTCCACAGGCTGGCGGCCAAGGCTCTGATCTCGGAGCTGGAGAACGGCACAGACTCCGACTCGGAGGAGGCGAAGAAGAGGATCCTGGAGACCAGCGTCCAGTCCGGAGTCATCTCCTCGCTCACAGCCTACGTGGCCGTCAATAAAGACACCAAGAAGCCGGTGGAAGGTCCTCCGATGCGTCGGGACATCCCGGCTCCAA GACCCCGTAATAAACGCATCATTAAAATGGCGTCATTTAAGGAGTCCCCCGAAGAACTCTTTGAGCTTTGCTGCGACTCAACGCATG TGACCTTCATCCCAGAAAGTGCCGCGTGTGACGCGCTGGAGCCCACCGCTCTCCTGAGACTCATCTCCCTGCAGAACGCGGACGGCTCGTGGAACCCAACCTCGGAACTGCTGACGGCTCTGGGAATATCCACGGACTTTCAGGAAACCCTCCCCGATCCG GTCATGGATGTTGCGGTTTGGGCCACGGTGCTCGCTGTGATCCGGCTCCACGCATCCCACTCCCCGGACAGAGCGGAGTGGGAGCTCCTGGAGGGGAAGGCGCTGGCGTGGATCAGACCCAGAGCAG GCACGTCTTTGACCGACCTGATCACGGCCGGGAACGAGTTGCTGAAATCTTCAGTGGATCCCAAAGTTTTTGGCCTTTGA